One window of Triticum dicoccoides isolate Atlit2015 ecotype Zavitan chromosome 5A, WEW_v2.0, whole genome shotgun sequence genomic DNA carries:
- the LOC119303279 gene encoding BTB/POZ domain-containing protein At5g66560-like, with protein sequence MMQGSRRAKGKREMAREEQPQQQHSPKGQAWFCTTGLPSDVVIEVGDMTFHLHKFPLMSKSKKIHDLIMNKESSLARHAGGGEEEGEDEGAGEIREEQVVLEADEEADAHRIRLPDFPGGADAFELAAKFCYGVKLDLTPATAAPLRCAAERLGMSDDHAEDNLVSRADRFMSHTVLRNPRDAIRALKSCEDLLPLADDLGLVSRCVDAIAAKAAASTPTALFGWPINDAGAGDRPRHKKNAGAGATSTLFDDLAGLSLATFTRVIAAMRERGVGPEVLEGALIAYAKRSIPGLSRSDRHTGGGGAAAAAAPRSADGDQKALLETVIVNLPEETIKSSAHTGTAVGATTARVLFGLLRTANILQASEASRDMLERRVASRLPDASVDDLLIPSYSYLVETLYDVDCVERIVRHFLEGRGGGVEEVDEEGSEAETPGREASRRAMLAVGRLMDAYLGEIATDANLKTDKFCDLAWALPDGARVYDDGLYRAVDIYIKAHPALREEEKEKVSGVVDGRKLTLEACTHAAQNERLPLRTVVQVLFFEQLQLRRAIARTIVANEGGAAGQGEEEGESDGGRTWRVATRGNQMLRLDMDSMRNRVQELERQCTTMRKAIQKIDRRGGAAGDRGAAAAPAAEGRWGSMVTKRFGCKFPAQVCQSQPRSVVARPRRARIEQSP encoded by the exons ATGATGCAGGGGAGCAGGAGGGCCAAGGGCAAGAGGGAGATGGCCCGGGAGGAGCAGCCGCAGCAGCAGCACAGCCCCAAGGGCCAAGCATG GTTCTGCACCACGGGGCTGCCCAGCGACGTCGTGATCGAGGTGGGCGACATGACCTTCCATCTCCACAAG TTCCCGCTAATGTCCAAGAGCAAGAAGATCCACGACCTGATTATGAACAAGGAGTCGAGCCTGGCGAGGCATGCCGGGGgaggggaggaggaaggggaggaTGAGGGGGCAGGGGAGATCAGGGAGGAGCAGGTGGTGCTGGAGGCGGACGAAGAGGCCGACGCGCACCGCATCCGCCTCCCGGACTTCCCCGGCGGCGCCGACGCGTTCGAGCTGGCCGCCAAGTTCTGCTACGGCGTCAAGCTCGACCTCACGCCGGCCACCGCCGCGCCGCTGCGCTGCGCCGCCGAGCGCCTCGGCATGTCCGACGACCACGCCGAGGACAACCTCGTTTCCCGCGCAGACCGCTTCATGTCGCACACCGTGCTCCGGAACCCCAGGGACGCCATCCGCGCGCTCAAGTCCTGCGAGGACCTCCTCCCCCTCGCCGACGACCTCGGCCTCGTGTCCCGCTGCGTCGACGCCATTGCGGCCAAGGCCGCCGCGTCCACGCCCACCGCGCTCTTCGGCTGGCCCATCAATGACGCGGGAGCCGGCGACCGGCCCCGTCACAAGAAAAATGCCGGCGCCGGGGCCACGTCCAcgctgttcgacgacctcgccggcttGTCCTTGGCCACGTTCACCCGTGTCATTGCAGCCATGAGGGAGCGGGGCGTCGGCCCTGAGGTCCTCGAAGGGGCTCTCATCGCCTACGCCAAGCGATCCATCCCTGGGCTGTCACGCTCCGACCGGCACACTGGCGGTGGCGGCGCCGCCGCGGCTGCCGCCCCGCGGTCGGCGGATGGCGACCAGAAGGCGCTTCTCGAGACCGTCATTGTCAACCTCCCCGAGGAGACCATCAAGAGCAGTGCCCACACCGGCACGGCAGTGGGCGCCACCACCGCGCGCGTCCTGTTCGGCCTCCTGCGCACGGCAAACATTCTCCAGGCATCAGAGGCTTCCCGTGACATGCTGGAGCGGCGCGTGGCCTCCAGGCTACCCGACGCGTCCGTCGACGACCTGCTCATCCCGAGCTACTCGTACCTCGTGGAGACGCTCTACGACGTGGACTGCGTGGAGCGCATCGTGCGGCACTTCCTCGAGGGCCGAGGCggcggcgtcgaggaggtcgacGAGGAGGGCAGCGAGGCGGAGACGCCGGGCAGAGAGGCCAGCCGACGGGCCATGCTGGCCGTGGGCAGGCTGATGGACGCCTACCTGGGGGAGATCGCCACGGACGCCAACCTGAAGACGGACAAGTTCTGCGACCTCGCCTGGGCATTGCCGGACGGCGCCCGCGTCTACGACGATGGCCTTTACCGTGCCGTCGACATCTACATCAAG GCACATCCAGCGctgagggaggaggagaaggagaaggtgaGCGGCGTGGTGGACGGGCGCAAGCTGACGCTGGAAGCGTGCACGCACGCGGCGCAGAACGAGCGGCTGCCCCTGCGGACGGTGGTGCAGGTGCTTTTCTTCGAGCAGCTCCAGCTGCGTCGGGCCATCGCCCGGACGATCGTGGCGAATGAAGGCGGTGCGGCAGGCCAAGGAGAGGAAGAAGGCGAGAGCGACGGCGGACGGACGTGGCGAGTGGCGACGAGGGGGAACCAAATGCTCAGGCTGGACATGGACAGCATGCGGAACCGGGTGCAGGAGCTGGAGCGCCAGTGCACCACCATGAGGAAAGCCATCCAGAAGATAGACCGCCGAGGCGGCGCTGCTGGGGATAGAGGAGCGGCGGCGGCACCGGCCGCGGAGGGCAGGTGGGGCTCAATGGTGACCAAGAGGTTCGGATGCAAGTTCCCGGCGCAGGTCTGCCAGTCACAGCCGCGGTCCGTGGTGGCGCGGCCTCGCCGGGCACGGATTGAGCAGAGCCCCTGA